The Pyrenophora tritici-repentis strain M4 chromosome 8, whole genome shotgun sequence genome contains a region encoding:
- a CDS encoding Med15 multi-domain protein: MADNQSEISSADSAEAQNQLQNEQSEHLLDSPWAKFTAEQLMENCPYTVALKVINTALWGVPAPADANETHATTWVAKAIHDYNVSMAWDDDLFIDYKWDFEGWTKELFSKVERGTLRSLKSVLRHRGVYTGNNHARVADSLYNILGIENTLEWEPAEFRAMKFDQQSEAYQRQQSNKRQQDTQHTVYPAVQQPPQVQQPPQLQQPPQLQQPPQLQQPPQVPQPSQLQRPSQGEQQEQYRVRQGVQSRSQTIEPQQPLHMSGTLEGPQHRQLWEQAAQPQQGRAQLQTRPPATAYREVTPFPQQPTNRVPNRPPELPYDPYKTLPPRWSRNDRLDANTITQFSKLWDNSNKYTGNAYDLLDDKIKIFFSICWQVDIQEEQFHAVFPRILTGRAETFYIQVVERDDSFADAYMAIKNHFDHDVHHQHYYTDWTTTTFARTRTENPDKGLHEVLQILLDKLQLCQRALGKNFEGEDALRTTVINACRGVPELEMALFKPATICEGLFSDLRSAVETHLARQHTAQMVTEDQYYLDRRYNGNRRIRGGSRGGGGFRGGSRGAYRGGEQRDDNGRGFKPRWRKKCFVCQKEGCWSTNHTDEERKAARTQFFSTLYFTGTQPQGLLRTSCRIRRDRAH, from the coding sequence ATGGCGGATAACCAAAGCGAAATAAGCTCTGCAGACTCTGCTGAAGCTCAGAATCAACTACAGAATGAGCAATCAGAACACCTCTTAGACTCACCATGGGCCAAATTTACCGCGGAACAACTTATGGAAAactgtccatacacagtTGCACTCAAGGTCATCAATACAGCTCTCTGGGGCGTACCCGCACCGGCGGACGCAAACGAGACACACGCAACAACGTGGGTCGCTAAagctatccacgactacaatgtgtcaatggcctgggacgatgacctcttcattgactacaaatgggactttgaaggatggacgaAGGAGCTATTTAGCAAGGTTGAGCGTGGTACACTAAGGTCTCTTAAGAGTGTGCTACGACACCGGGgagtatacactggcaacaATCACGCCAGGGTGGCGGACTCTCTCTACAACATTCTAGGTATAGAGAATACTCTTGAATGGGAACCAGCagagtttcgagccatgaaATTCGACCAACAGTCCGAAGCGTACCAGCGCCAGCAGAGCAATAAACGCCAACAGGACACTCAGCACACAGTCTATCcagctgtacaacaaccaccgcaagtacaacaaccgccgcaattacaacaaccgccgcaattacaacaaccgccgcaattacaacagcCACCGCAAGTACCACAGCCGTCGCAATTACAACGACCGTCGCAGGGCGAGCAACAagagcagtatagagtgagacaaggcgtccAGAGCCGTTCCCAAACAATAGAGCCACAACAGCCGCTACACATGAGCGGTACGCTAGAAGGGCCTCAGCATCGACAACTGTGGGAGCAGGCCGCGCAGCCGCAACAAGGGCGTGCGCAACTACAGACACGGCCGCCAGCGACTGCATATCGCGAAGTCACGCCATTTCCGCAACAGCCAACGAACCGCGTCCCTAACAGACCACCCGAACTACCATAcgacccgtacaagacgctaccgccgcgatggtccCGCAACGATCGACTCGACGCTaatacgatcacgcagttctctaagctatgggacaatagcaacaagtatacagggaatgcgtacgatctcctagacgataagatcaagatcttcttcagcatctgctggcaggtagatatccaagaagagcagtttcacgcagtgtttccccgtatccttaccggacgtgcagagacattctacatacaggttgtagagagagatgacagctttgctgatgcgtacatggcaatcaaaaaccacttcgaccatgacgtccatcaccagcactactacacagactggacgactacaaccttcgctcgcacccgcacagagaaccccgacaagggactacacgaggttctgcagatcctgcttgacaagctgcagctatgccagcgtgcccttggcaagaactttgagggcgaggatgccctacgtaccactgtcatcaatgcctgccgaggagtaccagagcttgagatggcactgttcaaaccagccacaatctgtgaaggactcttctcagaCCTACGTTCTGCAGTTGAGACACACCTTGCACGGCAACACACTGCCCAGATGGTCACAGAGGACCAATATTACTTAGAtcgccgatacaacggcaatAGAAGAATCCGAGGTggatctcgaggtggaggaggattcagaggcggatccagaggagcatatcgaggaggcgagcagcgcgacgacaacggacgaggattcaagccacgctggaggaagaaatgctttgtttgccagaaggaaggatgctggtctaccaaccacacagacgaagagcgcaaggctgcccgtacacagttcttctctacgctatactttacaggtACACAGCcccaaggacttctccgtacatcttgcagaatacgaagggatcgagcacactag